TTTTTGATCGTTTAGTTTTTTTACATCCACAGCACTATTGCCTTTTGTTTCTGTAGATACTGAAATTGCTGCTTGATCTGGGACCACTTTTACTTTACCTTCACCTGCAACACTAATTTGGGGGATTTGTTTCACTTCTTGCGCATAAGTTACTGTTAGAAACAGCATAGCTAAAACTAATACTACTTTTTTCATTGGAATCATATATTTAATTATTTATAGAAATTATCTTTCAAAAGTTGTGCCATTATAGTTTTCCCGTTTTCTCCATCACAAAAAGAATCACAATTGGAATAGCCAATAAAACCACCATTAAAGTATGATTGACAAACAATTGAGGGTCTTTAATAAGCGTAATCAAATACCCGCCTATTGCGCCTCCAAAATGAGCCGTATGTCCAATATTATCATTCTTAGCCTTCATGCCATAAATAGAATATAACAAATAGAGTATTCCAAAAAGATACGCAGGTATTGGAATGATAAAAAAGATTCCCAACATCATATCTGGTTGCAATAATATAGCAGAATACAAAACTCCAGTTACTGCACCTGATGCCCCAACTGCTCTATATCCATAATCATTTTTATGAAATACCATTGTTAGCAAACTCCCGAAAATTAAACTTCCAAAATAAATTAATCCAAAAGAAAAATTGCCTAAATAACTCGACACAACTGGCGCGAAAAACCAAAGCGTAAGCATATTAAAAATTAAATGGGTTAAATCTGCATGAAGAAAACCCGAAGAAATCATACGGATTTGTTCTCCTGAACGAATGCTACCTACATGAAATTCATATTTTCTAAAAAAAGACAAATCATTAAAACCTTTATAGCTAATTAGAACATTTATAGCAATTATGGCTATCAAAATAGTATTCATACAATTCATTTATGGTGAATGGTAAAGATAGTAAATCTCGAAGTTTGATGTAGTTCGCATGCAAAATTTATATCATTGTTGCTTTTTGAGTTATATTTGCATAAAAAAATACTGCATGCAATTTCTTGTTTTCATTATTGCCTTTCCGTTTCTGTGGATAATTTCTATCCTACCATTTCGCCTTTTTTATTGGTTCTCCGATTTTGTTTATCTAATCATCTATTATATTATTGGCTACCGTAAAAAAACGGTTCGCTACAATTTAGCTTTAGCTTTCCCAAACTTGAGTGCTAAGGAGCGTCTTGTTATTGAAAAAAAATCCTACCACCATTTATGTGATATGTTTTTGGAAATGATAAAAACGATGACTATTTCACCCAAAGAAATGAATAAAAGATTTGTAATTACTAATCTTGAAGTTGTAAAAGAATTTGAAAAAAAGGGAAAAAGCACCATTCTATTAGCTTCCCATTATGCAAGCTGGGAGTGGTTATTATCACTTAACGAAAAAACAAGTTTCAAAGGGATTGGGGTTTATAAAAAAATAACCAATAAATATTTTGATAAATTAATCCGAGACATTCGCTCTAAATACAAAGCCGAATTAGTAGAAACTAAAAGAGCAATTCCTTTGATGGCTGAAAACCAAGAAAAAGGAATACTTTGCATGTATGGTTTAGCCAGCGACCAATCTCCAAAACTAAACAGAGCTTTTCATTGGGACAAATTTATGGGCGTTGAAGTTCCAGTTCATACAGGTGCTGAAATGCTTGCTAAAAGATATGATTTGACCGTTCTTTTTGTAAAAGTAAAAAAGATAAAAAGAGGTTTTTACGAAGCTACATTCGTACCAATAACTGATGATGCCAGATCAATTCCTGATTTTGAAATTACCAATATCTTTTTACGTGAAGTAGAAAAACAAATTTTTGAAGCTCCTGAATATTATTTCTGGACGCACAAAAGATGGAAACACAGAAGGTAATTTATCCCAAATTAGTTCCCTAAACTAGAAACCATTTTTTCACTAAATCATCTTCGAATGGTGTTGCTTGTTTGTGAACAAATTCATTAGTTTCTTTATTATAATCATAATCCAAAGCCCAAGTTTTATGATTTTCAGCTAATGCTTTAATGCCATTGCAAACAAATTCAATTTCTGCATTTGTAGTAGTTGGATGAATCGACATTCTAATCCAACCCGGTTTTCGGATTAAATCTCCTAAACTTATTTCGTCTATCAATTGATGTGAAGTTTCTTGGTCAACATGCAAAAGAAAGTGCCCATAAGTTCCCGCACAACTGCATCCTCCACGTGTTTGAATTCCAAATTTATCGTTTAGTAATTTTACCCCAAGATTGAAATGCAAATCTTCTACAAAAAAAGAAATCACTCCCAATCGATCTCGATGTTGACCTGCTAGAATTTTAATATTAGAAACATTTCCTAATGCTGAAAAAACATAATCTACGATTTCGTGTTCCCGTTTCAAAATATTTTCAATTCCCATTTTCTCTTTCAACTGAATCGCCAAGGCCGTTTTTATAACTTGAAGAAATCCTGGTGTACCTCCATCTTCTCGATCTTCAATATTGTCAATATACTTATGCTCTCCCCAAGGATTTGTCCAAGAAACGGTACCGCCACCAGGACAATCAGGAATCATATTATTGTATAATTTTTTATTAAAAACTAAAACTCCAGAAGTTCCAGGTCCACCTAAAAACTTATGTGGTGAAAAGAAAATAGCATCTAAATACGATTCGGAATCTTCAGGATGCATGTCTATTTTTACATACGGACCTGAACAGGCAAAATCCACAAAGCAAACGCCGTTATGGTTGTGCATTAATTTTGCAGCTTGATGATAAGGCGTTCTAATTCCTGTAACATTTGAACAGGAAGTTATAGAAGCAATTTTCAGCGCTCTATCTTTATATTTATCTAATAAAAGAGCTAGATTTTCTAAACTAAACAAGCCATCTTCATCAGATGGTATCACTTCCACATCAGCAATAGTTTCCAACCAAGATGTTTGATTAGAATGATGTTCCATGTGAGAAATAAAAACAATCGGTTTTTTTTCGGTTGGAAGATGCATAAACTCATTCAAATTTTCAGGAATTTTCAATCCCAAAATACGTTGAAATTTATTGACAACTCCAGTCATTCCAGTTCCATCAGTAATCAGGACATCATCAATAGCGGCATTAACATGTTGTTTAATTATACCTCTAGCTTTATGATATGCCTTAGTCATTGCTGTTCCTGAAACCGTCGTTTCAGTATGTGTATTGGCCACAAAAGGACCAAACTCATTCATTAATTTTTCTTCAATAGGACGGTACAAACGACCACTTGCTGTCCAATCGGTGTAAATTATTTTTTTTTGTCCATAAGGAGTTGGAAACTCTTGATTAACGCCTATAATATTATTACGGAATTGTTCAAAATAATTTTCTAATTGAGTTGGAGTAGCTTCGGGGGTCATTTTTGTTTTATTTTACTTCAAAGA
Above is a window of Flavobacterium sp. 123 DNA encoding:
- a CDS encoding rhomboid family intramembrane serine protease, with translation MNTILIAIIAINVLISYKGFNDLSFFRKYEFHVGSIRSGEQIRMISSGFLHADLTHLIFNMLTLWFFAPVVSSYLGNFSFGLIYFGSLIFGSLLTMVFHKNDYGYRAVGASGAVTGVLYSAILLQPDMMLGIFFIIPIPAYLFGILYLLYSIYGMKAKNDNIGHTAHFGGAIGGYLITLIKDPQLFVNHTLMVVLLAIPIVILFVMEKTGKL
- a CDS encoding lysophospholipid acyltransferase family protein; the protein is MQFLVFIIAFPFLWIISILPFRLFYWFSDFVYLIIYYIIGYRKKTVRYNLALAFPNLSAKERLVIEKKSYHHLCDMFLEMIKTMTISPKEMNKRFVITNLEVVKEFEKKGKSTILLASHYASWEWLLSLNEKTSFKGIGVYKKITNKYFDKLIRDIRSKYKAELVETKRAIPLMAENQEKGILCMYGLASDQSPKLNRAFHWDKFMGVEVPVHTGAEMLAKRYDLTVLFVKVKKIKRGFYEATFVPITDDARSIPDFEITNIFLREVEKQIFEAPEYYFWTHKRWKHRR
- a CDS encoding aminotransferase class V-fold PLP-dependent enzyme, which translates into the protein MTPEATPTQLENYFEQFRNNIIGVNQEFPTPYGQKKIIYTDWTASGRLYRPIEEKLMNEFGPFVANTHTETTVSGTAMTKAYHKARGIIKQHVNAAIDDVLITDGTGMTGVVNKFQRILGLKIPENLNEFMHLPTEKKPIVFISHMEHHSNQTSWLETIADVEVIPSDEDGLFSLENLALLLDKYKDRALKIASITSCSNVTGIRTPYHQAAKLMHNHNGVCFVDFACSGPYVKIDMHPEDSESYLDAIFFSPHKFLGGPGTSGVLVFNKKLYNNMIPDCPGGGTVSWTNPWGEHKYIDNIEDREDGGTPGFLQVIKTALAIQLKEKMGIENILKREHEIVDYVFSALGNVSNIKILAGQHRDRLGVISFFVEDLHFNLGVKLLNDKFGIQTRGGCSCAGTYGHFLLHVDQETSHQLIDEISLGDLIRKPGWIRMSIHPTTTNAEIEFVCNGIKALAENHKTWALDYDYNKETNEFVHKQATPFEDDLVKKWFLV